The genomic region GGTGAGAAAATCGGCGTTGTGCGCAAGATCAAGCGCTTCCTTAAGGGTGATGCGGCTGGTGTTCATGCCAAACCCGGTAATTTCCTTTTTCCCTTCAACAACCCCATTTCAAAACAGAGATCCTTAAATTTTTCAATCCCCTCGAGGCTCTTGAGGGTGAAGTCGTATTGAATGCTTTTTGTCAGATAGAATCTCATTCGGTCAAGGGGGAGATCGTGAAGCCCCCGGACAATCTCCTCCCGACGGGCCAACCCCTCTTTTTTAGCGGCTATCAGGGCACCCAGCATCTCTTGGGAGAGAGGTTTTCGGGATACCCATGCCGCATAGATGAAAGGGAGGCCGGTTTGTTTGGTCCACTCCTCCCCCAAGTCGAGACGTTTGTACCCCGGTTCGTTGAAAAAAATGGCTTTGTCGCCGATGTGTAATTGGGCGTCGGGTTGCGGGTTTCGGGCTTCGAGAATCGAAAGATCGTGTTTCCAGAAGACCGAATAAATAACTTTAAATAAAGATACTGATGTTACTGATTCTTCAGAGTATTTTATTGATTTAATTTTTGATGGATGGTCTAAGTTCTTGCGGTAGAACAAGGCCACGCTTTCCACGGGGCCGCACGATTGAATCACCCCCGCCTCATACGCTACCTGCCACGAGGGATTTTTAAAAAAACTGAAAATGGGAAGGAGGGCGACATCCAATTCTCCTGCACCCATTTTTTCCTCAAGTTCCCTGGGGGCGCCAAAGACCACTGTCTGCGCCAGATAGCGAACGAGAGGGAGAGTGTTAATGTAAGGGGGGGCGCCAATTTTTAACATGAGTAACCGGTAACCGGTAACCGGCCCCTGTCTTCATTTTGGTTCAACCGGTTGAACCGGTTCAACCGGCTTTCCATTCACAATCGGCAGAATGGCCTCCGAGGTCTCCACGGTGCAACTGCCGTGTCGTTTATGTTCATAGTCGGGGACGATCTTCTGGACCACGCCCCGGTCAAAAAGGACAAAAAAATCGCCGACGGTGCAGATTTTTTTGTACATCTTGCGGAGGATGGAGGGCCAGTTGGTCTGGGGATCCATGAATTGCTCTTCGGTCACATTCTGCTGGATATCCGGCCTGGTGTAGATCCAGACCTGCTCGTAGTCGACAAAGACCGGATGGTGTTCGGTGGCGGAATAGGGGTCCCCCAACGCCAGCTTGACCATCCATTCGTTGAAGCCTTCCTCCACCTTTCCCTGCCGGACGGCCTTTTTTTGATCGTCCGAGAGGGCGTCAAACTGTCTCTTTTCGTCGGTGCTTAAATGTTCGAGCCGCGCCTCCACCGCGGAAGTCTGTGCCGGCCCTTTAAGCTCTTTTTTCTTTTTGGCCCAGGCGGAAGAGACACCCGCCAGGAAAATCACCAGGAAAAGGGCCATCAGGCGTTTTGAAGATGAAGTCATGAGTGATGATCCTACATCTGGGTGTACTCCGGACCGCTTCCCCCTTCGGGCGGCGTGAGGCGCCCTCCCTTGGCGGTGATGGCGCCGCACTGGATACAGTTGGTGGGGCTGATCTGGATTTGTCGTTGACCCGGTTGATCCGTTTCCGTCGGTTGAACCGGCTGAGCCGGTTCGACCGGTTCAACCGGTCCCCATTCGTAGACCCCCGCGGGACACATCCGGATCCAGGCCTCGCCGATTACCTCCGGCACCTTCTGCCGGATTCGGAGATGGTTCGGCTGGTTGTCCCTGCTCCGGTTGCCCGAGCCGTACACGCTGTCC from Deltaproteobacteria bacterium harbors:
- a CDS encoding 4Fe-4S dicluster domain-containing protein, whose product is MTATGGRFPGGRFAQKSDGAQPLFDGRLSRFNRRSYQKADRSLTFDKLDSVYGSGNRSRDNQPNHLRIRQKVPEVIGEAWIRMCPAGVYEWGPVEPVEPAQPVQPTETDQPGQRQIQISPTNCIQCGAITAKGGRLTPPEGGSGPEYTQM